AAACGAGCCAATCAAAGTTGCCAGTAATGCAGATAAGAAAGCTAACATAAATGTATTTAAAACAATAATAATTAGACGAGTGTCTTCAAAAACAGCCTGATAGTGCTGTAAGCTAAACCCGGTAAAACTATTCATGGTTTCACCAGCATTAAACGAGTAAAAAATCAAATAAAAAATTGGGATGTACAAAATGACAAAAACAAAAATCAAGTAAAGGTTCGACCAACGGAATTTTTTCATTTCTTCACCCCTCCTTTACGTTTTTCACCCGTTAAACTCATCACAATAAACATTGCTATGATCAAAATTACACCAATTGTTGAGCCCATACCCCAGTTTTGAGTAACAAGAAAATGTTGTTCAATAGCTGTCCCTAGCGTAATTACGCGATTTCCGCCAATTAAACGCGTTAACATGAAGAGAGATAAAGAAGGAATAAAGACAGCTTGAACACCACTTTTAACGCCATTCATGGAAAGAGGTAAGATAACCCGACGAAACGTCTCAAAATTATTAGCTCCCAAATCGCGACTGGCAAAAACCAGAGATGGGTTAATTTCTTCTAAAGCATTAAAAATCGGTAAAATCATAAATGGCAACTCAATATAAGTAGCAACCACTAAAAAACTGAAATCTGTAAATAGAATCTGTGCAGGCCCAATACCAAACAAGCTTAAAAAATTATTGATACCACCATGGACACCAAAAATTCCAATAAAAGCATAAGCCTTTAACAATAAATTGATCCACGTAGGTAGAATAATTAACAACAACCAGAGATCTTTGTGTTGCAATTTGGTTAAAAAATATGCTGCAGGATAGCTAATCAACAAGGTAAAGCCTGTAATCAAAAATGCATACCACACGGAGTTAAGTGTCATTGTCAAATATTTACCAGAACCAAAATAGGTTTCATAATTTACAAAGGAAAAATTCCCGTTCATATCAAAAAAAGATTGATAAATAATCAATAAGACTGGTGCAATAACAAATAATAACAACCAGATGTAATAAGGTACGGAATAAAAGCGTCTTAATTTAGTCACTGTCTTCCCCCCTACTCATCATAACTTTCCAACCGGGCATCAAAGTCAGCTTCAGACTCATTAAAACGCATGACATGAATATCTTCAGGTTCAAAATACAGTCCAATCTGGCTTCCCTCTACAGCTTTTTTCGTAGAGTGAACCATCCATTCATTTGCCTGTTCGTCATAGCAGATAATTTCATAGTGCACCCCGCGGAATAATTGCGTGTCAACTTTAACAATGAGTTTCCCTTTTTCCACTGAAGTTAAAGACAAATCTTCTGGTCGCAGCACGACTTCTACTGGTTCATTTGGTCGCATACCACTGTCAACACATTCAAATTTTTTACCTACAAATTCTACCAAATTATCTTCAATCATCGTTCCTGCTACAATATTACTTTCACCTACGAAATCTGCGACAAAATGATTAATAGGCTCATCATAAATATCTACCGGTGTCCCACTTTGGACAATTTTACCACGATTCATAACAAAGATTTCATCACTCATCGCCAAAGCTTCTTCTTGGTCGTGCGTAACAAAAATAAAAGTAATACCTAAGCGTTGCTGTAATTCTCGTAATTCATACTGCATATCTGTTCGTAACTTTAAATCCAAAGCTG
The genomic region above belongs to Enterococcus saigonensis and contains:
- a CDS encoding ABC transporter permease, producing the protein MTKLRRFYSVPYYIWLLLFVIAPVLLIIYQSFFDMNGNFSFVNYETYFGSGKYLTMTLNSVWYAFLITGFTLLISYPAAYFLTKLQHKDLWLLLIILPTWINLLLKAYAFIGIFGVHGGINNFLSLFGIGPAQILFTDFSFLVVATYIELPFMILPIFNALEEINPSLVFASRDLGANNFETFRRVILPLSMNGVKSGVQAVFIPSLSLFMLTRLIGGNRVITLGTAIEQHFLVTQNWGMGSTIGVILIIAMFIVMSLTGEKRKGGVKK
- a CDS encoding ABC transporter ATP-binding protein gives rise to the protein MAKSIISFKNVTKRYDDEDTVLKNVSFEIEEGKFYTLLGPSGCGKTTILRIIAGFLDATEGEIFFDGQKINDVPANQRQVNTVFQDYALFPHMNVFDNVAFGLKIKKVSKNQIEKRVMEALRLVQLKGYEKREIREMSGGQRQRVAIARAIVNEPKVLLLDEPLSALDLKLRTDMQYELRELQQRLGITFIFVTHDQEEALAMSDEIFVMNRGKIVQSGTPVDIYDEPINHFVADFVGESNIVAGTMIEDNLVEFVGKKFECVDSGMRPNEPVEVVLRPEDLSLTSVEKGKLIVKVDTQLFRGVHYEIICYDEQANEWMVHSTKKAVEGSQIGLYFEPEDIHVMRFNESEADFDARLESYDE